Sequence from the Halobaculum rubrum genome:
GTCGGATCGAATTCCGATCCAGTTGTCCGTAGCCAAGAGCCAGTAGAAATGGATGGTACCAGCCCCCAGCCACCGAAATTTGCCCATCATCAGTCGGATAGCGATGTCGAAACTCCCCCGCCGTTAGAGAATAAAACTCCACGCGAAGACATTAATGTTACACTATCTGAAATAATATTGATTGATAAAATAAACGACTATCGAGCGGATAGTGGTTCTGGACGTTTAGTGTCGGATCCCAGACTTGCCCGTATCGCTCGCCATCACTCATACGATATGGCCACACGCGATTTCTTCAATCACACCAACCCCGATGGAGAGACGTTCGCTGATCGGGTCCAGGAAAGCAGTTATGCCTGCGGTGGCGGTGGCGAAAATCTCAGGGGAGTCTTCTGGAACAGGAGCTATTCACAGACGGAAGAGGAGCTCGCAGAAGTCATTCTCCGTGGATTCATTGAGTCCCCGGAACACAACACGGGGATGCTCCTCCCGAGCCACGACACTATTGGCGTCGGGATATACATCGCCGAGGACGGGCGAACGTACGCCACAGTAAATTTCTGCGACGCTAACCCGGGAGAGGAAAACGAACCATGAATTGGTTCGATCACGGCCCCACGCGAAGACACTTCCTCGCGGCCACAGGTACCGCGACACTCGCCGGAACGTCCGGCTGCCTCGGCTGGCTGCGCGGCGACTCCGAGCGCGACGAACCCCGCGGCGGCTGGCACACCGAGGAGTTCACGACCGCCGAGGAGACAAAGACCTTCAGCTATCGCGAGGGAACTCGCACACCCTATCCCGGAGTGAAGCAGATATACGCGGGCGGCGGCACGCTCGTGCTCGTCTGTTTCGATTACGCTCACGAGCCGTCGATCCGGTGGTGGCGCGAGGAGTTCCCGAAGCTGTCGGACCTCCTCGCGGACGGCGCCTTCCGCCCGACGCTGCTCATGTTCCCGCTTCCGGTCAACGAGTGGTCGATGCTGCTCCCGAGCGCGGTGTTCGAGGTCCGCGCTCGGGGGACCCGAGCCGACGCGTGGCGGTTTCACGAACTGATCGTCGAGGCGGCCCCGGACTACTCGTTCGACCTACTTCGGGAGTCGGCTTCGGAGGTCGGCGTCGACGGAGCAGCCGTAGTCGAAGCGGCAGAAACTCGGCGGCGGCGGAACCAGACGCTCTCAGACCGCGAGTTCGGTCGTGACAGCGGCGTCGACGCGGAGTCGATCCCGGCGTTCCGGTGGGGAACCGACCCGATCGAAGGGTCCACCGCCGCCGAGATCCGGGAGTTCGTCGAATCACGAAACTGAGTCGAACCGAGAACGAGTCCGCTGATCGCCTTATCGGGCGCGCCTTACTCCTCGTTCTCGGGACTGCTCGGGTGATACTCGGTATCGTACTCGCCGACCTGTCCGTCCAGCCGGTCGGGATTGATCCGCCCGCCCAGCAGCATGAAGTCCAGCACGGTGCAGTACAGCATCGCCTCGACGACCGGCACGGCCCGCGGCGGAAGCACGGGGTCGTGGCGCCCGACGACCTGTACCTGCTTCTCCTCGCCGGTCTCCCAGTCGGCCGTCGTCTGCTCTTTCGGGATCGATGTCGGCGCGTGCCAGGTCACCTCGCCGTGGATCGGCTCGCCGGTCGTGATGCCGCCCTGCAGGCCGCCGTGGTCGTTGCCGACGGGGACCGGGTCGCCCTCCTCGCTGACCGTCTCGGGGTGGTCTCCCTCGTCGAACTCCCAGTCCTCGTTGCGGTCGTGGCCCGTGACCTCGCGGGCCTCGCGACCGAGGCCGAACTCGAAGGCCGT
This genomic interval carries:
- a CDS encoding CAP domain-containing protein; the encoded protein is MNRKYTTALALVAMISLAGCLSFVGSNSDPVVRSQEPVEMDGTSPQPPKFAHHQSDSDVETPPPLENKTPREDINVTLSEIILIDKINDYRADSGSGRLVSDPRLARIARHHSYDMATRDFFNHTNPDGETFADRVQESSYACGGGGENLRGVFWNRSYSQTEEELAEVILRGFIESPEHNTGMLLPSHDTIGVGIYIAEDGRTYATVNFCDANPGEENEP
- a CDS encoding DsbA family protein translates to MNWFDHGPTRRHFLAATGTATLAGTSGCLGWLRGDSERDEPRGGWHTEEFTTAEETKTFSYREGTRTPYPGVKQIYAGGGTLVLVCFDYAHEPSIRWWREEFPKLSDLLADGAFRPTLLMFPLPVNEWSMLLPSAVFEVRARGTRADAWRFHELIVEAAPDYSFDLLRESASEVGVDGAAVVEAAETRRRRNQTLSDREFGRDSGVDAESIPAFRWGTDPIEGSTAAEIREFVESRN